One Williamwhitmania taraxaci genomic region harbors:
- a CDS encoding cation:proton antiporter, whose product MEPLLFIIIALILGTLTRHLLKKMPIPYTVLLVVIGLLLGAATRFHWIDESFELVLGAISWAGVINPHVVFFVFLPTLVFEAAFGMDWHTFRKTSVNATLLAGPGIIIALGLTAVLLIGVKVFGIGLAGWSWPIALMFGAVISASDPVAVVAILKELGASKKLSTLIDGEAILNDGTAIVLFMVFYIPLSGQATELNPFLDFLKVAIGGMLLGLIMGRAVMYWLKNVFNDPIVEIVVLLASAYLVFFIAEEFLHVSGVLSLFGLGITMASVGKTRISPEVNKFLHEFWELAVYIANTLIFIIVGVVIASRINFTPTDFIVLLILYVGIHVARAIMIALLYPLMKRAGYGITFHEAIVTWYGALRGAVGLALALIVAGMANLPVEVRDQFLFLTAGIVLLTLLVNATTIKLIVDKLGMTRVAASKAVVLNQTYVAVSEEMEAELLKITSSRYYKNADADVVRSYLPRYKKVKVEHPQKSSELAELRRRVLEKEKASYWEQFNRGIISSDTVIKLTEAISEMLDSNGNMPLDQRHDLEDMLRNSRFLNNLQRVSWLFAIYRQLNYNKLVLSYDFGMGFVEAQNANLKLIDGFKEGMEDASASETNSEQLRDEISQNIIHGQTFIRNFKRFHPGIYIEVATKKAVQTLLNTEKSKVDELVESGRIDLVEAEKLLESIEERMKMIQKFRYHTRKIKEE is encoded by the coding sequence ATGGAACCTCTGCTATTCATCATTATCGCGTTAATACTCGGAACCCTTACCCGGCATCTCCTGAAGAAAATGCCCATTCCCTACACCGTGCTGCTGGTGGTAATTGGCTTGCTGCTTGGTGCTGCTACTCGCTTTCACTGGATTGATGAATCGTTTGAACTTGTATTGGGTGCCATTTCGTGGGCTGGGGTAATCAATCCGCATGTGGTTTTCTTTGTGTTTCTCCCCACGTTAGTTTTCGAAGCCGCCTTCGGCATGGACTGGCACACGTTTCGTAAAACATCCGTAAACGCCACCCTGCTTGCCGGTCCGGGAATTATCATTGCGCTAGGTTTAACCGCCGTCCTGCTTATTGGGGTAAAGGTTTTCGGCATAGGTTTAGCGGGTTGGTCGTGGCCCATTGCCCTCATGTTCGGTGCGGTAATTAGTGCTTCCGACCCGGTAGCAGTAGTGGCCATTCTGAAGGAGTTGGGCGCGAGCAAAAAGCTCTCCACGCTCATCGATGGGGAGGCCATCCTGAACGATGGAACGGCCATTGTGCTGTTTATGGTTTTTTACATACCACTCTCGGGCCAAGCCACCGAGCTTAACCCATTTCTCGATTTCCTAAAGGTGGCCATTGGCGGTATGCTGCTCGGGTTGATCATGGGCCGCGCAGTGATGTACTGGCTCAAAAACGTTTTCAACGATCCGATAGTGGAGATAGTGGTGCTTCTTGCCTCAGCCTATCTCGTCTTCTTTATTGCGGAGGAGTTCCTACATGTTTCCGGTGTGCTGAGCTTGTTTGGCCTAGGTATAACCATGGCCAGCGTGGGCAAGACCCGTATCAGTCCCGAGGTAAACAAATTCCTTCATGAGTTCTGGGAATTGGCTGTGTATATTGCCAATACGCTCATATTTATAATTGTGGGCGTGGTTATTGCTAGCCGTATCAATTTCACCCCGACCGATTTTATCGTACTCCTCATCCTATACGTAGGCATACATGTGGCTAGGGCCATTATGATTGCGCTGCTTTACCCATTGATGAAACGAGCCGGATATGGCATTACGTTTCATGAGGCCATTGTTACGTGGTATGGGGCATTGCGTGGAGCGGTAGGCTTAGCACTGGCGCTCATTGTGGCGGGCATGGCTAACTTGCCTGTGGAGGTAAGGGATCAGTTCCTTTTTCTTACCGCCGGAATTGTGCTGCTTACCCTGCTCGTCAACGCCACCACCATTAAGCTTATTGTGGATAAGCTAGGCATGACTCGGGTGGCCGCTTCAAAAGCGGTGGTTTTGAATCAAACATATGTGGCGGTGAGTGAGGAGATGGAAGCCGAACTTCTGAAAATCACATCGAGCCGATACTATAAGAATGCCGATGCTGACGTTGTGAGAAGCTATCTTCCTCGATATAAAAAGGTGAAAGTTGAGCATCCGCAAAAAAGTAGCGAGTTGGCCGAGTTGCGCCGTCGCGTGCTCGAAAAGGAGAAAGCCAGCTACTGGGAGCAGTTCAACCGAGGGATTATTAGCTCCGATACGGTGATAAAACTTACCGAGGCCATTAGCGAAATGCTCGACAGCAATGGGAACATGCCGCTCGACCAGCGGCACGATTTGGAGGATATGCTGCGCAACTCGCGGTTCCTCAACAACCTTCAACGTGTTTCCTGGCTCTTTGCCATCTACCGGCAGCTGAACTACAACAAGCTGGTGTTGAGCTACGATTTTGGGATGGGCTTTGTGGAGGCTCAGAATGCCAACCTCAAACTTATCGATGGCTTTAAGGAGGGCATGGAGGATGCTTCCGCTTCGGAGACCAATAGTGAGCAGCTGCGCGATGAAATTAGTCAGAATATTATCCATGGGCAGACCTTTATCCGCAACTTTAAGCGGTTCCACCCAGGTATATACATTGAAGTGGCCACGAAAAAGGCTGTTCAAACGCTGCTGAACACCGAGAAATCGAAGGTAGACGAGTTGGTGGAATCCGGACGGATCGATTTGGTTGAGGCCGAGAAGCTGCTCGAAAGCATTGAGGAGCGCATGAAGATGATTCAGAAGTTCCGCTACCACACCAGGAAGATAAAAGAGGAGTAG
- a CDS encoding DUF2238 domain-containing protein has protein sequence MRFTTAVSKGRTPITKNYWIWIFISCLTFVGVNSLVGTTNISNWLLENTLTILFLIVITASYKRFKFSDLSYLLICMYLMLHIYGSKYTYAENPFGYYLKDIFNGERNQYDRIVHFSFGLLLAYPMRELFLRWFKFSKIASWILPIEITLSISGLYELIEWSVADIFFKAQGDAYLGTQGDIWDAQKDMFMAFLGAIIATTIVSSIKWGLKKYADAKQ, from the coding sequence ATGCGATTTACTACAGCCGTTTCGAAGGGACGAACTCCCATAACAAAGAATTACTGGATATGGATTTTTATTTCCTGCCTCACATTTGTAGGTGTCAATTCATTGGTTGGAACCACTAATATTAGCAACTGGCTTCTTGAAAATACGTTAACAATCCTTTTCCTAATAGTTATTACAGCATCTTATAAGCGCTTTAAGTTTAGCGACTTGTCCTACCTGCTTATTTGTATGTATCTAATGCTCCATATTTACGGTTCAAAGTATACCTATGCCGAGAATCCATTTGGCTACTACCTTAAGGATATCTTCAACGGAGAGCGAAACCAGTATGATAGAATAGTTCACTTCAGCTTTGGCCTGCTGCTTGCCTACCCTATGCGAGAGTTGTTTCTCCGGTGGTTTAAATTCTCAAAAATTGCGTCTTGGATTCTTCCCATAGAGATTACGCTTTCGATTAGTGGTCTTTATGAGTTGATCGAATGGTCTGTAGCCGATATCTTTTTTAAGGCTCAGGGCGATGCTTACCTTGGAACTCAAGGCGATATTTGGGACGCCCAAAAGGATATGTTCATGGCATTTTTAGGCGCCATTATTGCTACCACTATTGTTTCGAGTATTAAGTGGGGGTTGAAAAAATATGCAGATGCAAAACAGTAG
- a CDS encoding GNAT family N-acetyltransferase, with the protein MGNIVVRPVEISELGLVYQLDRQAFGDNCYPPFVLRQLYDVHGDLFQVALINDSLVGYVIGAVETGGSSAWILALTTDDGCRNVGIATALLTEIVGHLHKQQISSIKLTVAEGNVAAIHLYCDKFSFTIARKVENYFGENTPRLLLQHKGI; encoded by the coding sequence ATGGGGAACATTGTGGTTAGGCCGGTGGAGATAAGCGAGCTAGGGTTAGTTTACCAGCTCGATAGGCAAGCCTTTGGGGACAATTGCTATCCTCCCTTTGTGCTGCGGCAACTCTACGATGTGCATGGAGATTTGTTCCAAGTCGCATTAATCAACGATTCGCTTGTGGGATATGTTATTGGGGCTGTGGAGACGGGCGGTTCCAGCGCTTGGATATTGGCTCTTACTACCGATGATGGTTGCCGAAACGTCGGCATTGCCACCGCCCTACTTACTGAAATCGTGGGGCACTTGCACAAGCAACAGATATCATCCATCAAATTGACCGTGGCCGAGGGCAATGTGGCTGCTATTCATCTCTACTGCGATAAATTCTCCTTCACCATTGCGCGCAAGGTCGAAAACTATTTTGGAGAAAACACTCCTCGGCTACTGCTTCAGCATAAAGGTATTTAG
- a CDS encoding PAS domain-containing hybrid sensor histidine kinase/response regulator — protein sequence MSIRSLIEACLDPLVAINSDGKILEMNQALTDITGITSEQSNGTDFFNYFTEPQKVREVYNDVLVNGLVTDIPLTLRHNTGKLTDMLFNVSQYKNDKGKAVGVVIVARDAPAHRQNSQYARSIIEASLDPLFAISLFGKIIDVNEATLKATEQTRKEIVGTSFIKYFTEPEKARKAYKEAFAKGFIKDYPLVIIDGGDTTVLCNGSVYKDDSGNVLGVVIVCRDVTAQKMLSKYSLSLIEASLDPLVTISIAGKITDMNEALTKITGITREKLTGTDFFEYFTEPQKAREVYLEVFAKGSVADYPLTLRHKNGKLTDVLFNGSVYKDDGGKVMGVVIVARDVTDQKRIATELNEAIIFAELATGIAEDAQRKAESATEIATDAVKAKQQFLSNMSHEIRTPMNAIIGFTKVLMKTDLTIKQKEYLSAIKVSGDALIVLINDILDLAKVEAGKMTFEQTPFKMELSISAMLHLFETKIQEKNLRLIIDYDETIPKVLVGDSVRLHQVILNLVSNAVKFTSNGTVTVSVHMVTEDEEMVTIEFAITDTGIGIPEDKIGTIFDNFQQASSGTSRLYGGTGLGLSIVKQLVEPQGGKISVKSIINEGSTFSFTLDFKKTKDEAALDLEMDELDKDIKNIKVLVVEDIALNQLLMKTVLDDYGFERDIADNGKIAIEKVQTKTYDVILMDLQMPEMNGFEATEYIRNTLHSNIPIIALTADVTTADLEKCKAVGMNDYIAKPIDERLLYSKIVGLVKKRLTISGSQDSGDSQDKKPRCIDLNYLSHRTKSNPDLMMEMISLYLEQTPPLISTMKQSLEDKDWKSLYSAVHKIIPSFSRMGIHVDFENMARHVQEYASTQAEAEGIPDLVLQIENVCLQACKELEEELNTIKNARAKIV from the coding sequence ATGAGCATAAGGAGTTTGATAGAGGCATGTTTAGATCCATTGGTGGCCATAAATTCCGACGGTAAGATATTGGAAATGAATCAGGCGCTGACGGACATTACTGGTATTACCAGCGAGCAGTCCAATGGCACCGACTTCTTCAACTACTTCACTGAGCCCCAAAAGGTCCGCGAAGTTTACAATGACGTTTTAGTAAATGGATTGGTTACCGATATTCCCCTTACGCTCCGCCATAATACGGGCAAGCTAACCGACATGTTATTCAACGTATCGCAATATAAGAACGATAAAGGCAAGGCTGTAGGAGTTGTTATTGTTGCCCGAGATGCTCCTGCACATAGGCAAAATTCGCAGTATGCCCGCAGCATTATTGAGGCAAGTCTGGATCCTTTGTTTGCCATTAGTCTCTTTGGTAAGATTATCGACGTAAATGAAGCTACGCTTAAAGCCACAGAACAGACGCGAAAAGAAATTGTTGGCACCAGCTTCATCAAATATTTCACTGAACCCGAAAAAGCACGAAAGGCTTATAAAGAGGCTTTTGCGAAAGGGTTTATTAAGGACTATCCGCTAGTCATAATTGATGGTGGAGATACTACTGTGCTATGTAACGGATCGGTTTATAAGGACGATAGCGGGAATGTTTTGGGCGTAGTGATTGTGTGTAGGGATGTTACCGCGCAGAAGATGCTATCCAAGTATTCACTTAGCCTGATTGAGGCTAGCCTCGACCCGCTGGTTACCATCAGTATTGCCGGTAAGATTACCGATATGAATGAGGCGTTGACAAAAATAACCGGAATAACGCGCGAAAAACTCACCGGCACCGACTTCTTCGAATACTTTACCGAACCACAAAAGGCCCGGGAAGTTTACCTAGAGGTGTTTGCTAAGGGTTCTGTTGCCGACTATCCGCTTACCCTTCGCCACAAGAATGGTAAGCTTACTGATGTTCTGTTCAATGGATCGGTTTATAAGGACGATGGGGGGAAGGTGATGGGTGTGGTAATCGTGGCCAGAGATGTTACCGACCAGAAAAGAATTGCCACCGAGTTGAATGAGGCCATTATTTTTGCCGAGTTGGCCACTGGAATTGCCGAAGACGCACAAAGAAAGGCCGAAAGTGCCACCGAAATAGCGACCGATGCTGTAAAAGCAAAACAGCAATTTTTGTCGAACATGAGCCATGAAATCCGCACCCCGATGAATGCGATTATCGGTTTTACAAAAGTGCTGATGAAAACAGATTTGACCATAAAGCAAAAGGAGTATTTATCGGCCATAAAGGTGAGCGGCGATGCCCTTATCGTGCTCATTAACGACATTCTCGATCTGGCAAAAGTGGAGGCGGGAAAAATGACATTTGAGCAAACTCCGTTTAAAATGGAGCTCTCTATTTCCGCCATGCTTCATTTGTTCGAAACAAAAATTCAAGAAAAAAATTTACGGTTAATAATCGATTACGACGAAACCATTCCTAAGGTGCTGGTTGGCGACTCGGTGCGCTTGCACCAAGTTATTCTAAATTTGGTGAGCAATGCCGTGAAATTTACCTCAAATGGAACTGTCACCGTTAGCGTTCATATGGTGACTGAGGACGAAGAGATGGTAACCATTGAATTTGCGATAACTGATACTGGAATAGGAATACCGGAAGATAAAATTGGAACCATTTTTGATAACTTTCAGCAGGCATCCAGCGGCACTTCAAGGTTATATGGAGGTACGGGACTAGGTCTTTCCATCGTTAAGCAACTCGTCGAGCCGCAAGGCGGAAAGATTAGCGTAAAAAGCATAATAAATGAAGGCTCTACCTTTAGCTTTACCTTAGACTTTAAAAAAACAAAAGATGAGGCAGCGTTGGATCTGGAAATGGATGAGCTGGACAAGGATATTAAAAACATTAAAGTGCTGGTGGTTGAAGACATTGCCCTAAACCAACTGCTCATGAAAACCGTACTGGACGACTACGGCTTTGAGCGCGATATTGCCGATAACGGTAAAATTGCCATCGAAAAGGTGCAAACTAAAACCTACGATGTTATTTTGATGGACCTACAAATGCCCGAAATGAATGGGTTTGAAGCCACGGAATACATTCGAAATACCCTGCATTCTAATATTCCAATCATTGCATTAACGGCCGATGTTACCACGGCTGATTTAGAAAAATGCAAGGCCGTCGGTATGAACGACTACATCGCCAAGCCTATCGACGAACGATTGTTATACAGCAAGATTGTTGGATTGGTTAAGAAAAGGTTAACCATTAGCGGATCTCAGGATAGCGGGGATAGTCAAGATAAGAAGCCGCGATGTATCGACTTGAATTATCTATCGCACCGCACAAAATCCAATCCTGACTTGATGATGGAAATGATTTCCCTTTACTTGGAACAAACTCCTCCTTTAATTAGTACCATGAAGCAAAGTTTGGAGGATAAGGATTGGAAATCATTGTATTCGGCCGTGCACAAGATAATACCTTCATTTTCTAGGATGGGTATTCATGTCGATTTTGAAAATATGGCAAGACATGTCCAGGAATATGCTAGCACACAGGCTGAGGCTGAAGGAATTCCCGACCTCGTTTTACAAATTGAAAATGTTTGTTTACAAGCATGTAAGGAGTTAGAAGAAGAACTCAATACGATAAAAAATGCTCGCGCTAAAATAGTTTAG